CGGCATCACCGTGCCCGAGGAGACCGACCTCGTGCTCAGCGAGCTCGACGTCGACGTCGAGCTCGGCAAGAGCGAGGTCGAGGACCTGCGCGAGGCCCAGGCCGCCAGCCGCGCCGCCGAGCGACAGGCGCTGGAGGAGGTGGCCGCCGCCGAGACCCAGGCCGAGCAGCAGGCCGCTGCCGAGGAGGCACCGGTCGCCGAGGAGGCTCCGGCTGCTCGGGAGGCCCCGGCACCGGTCGCGGCGGCCGAAGCAGGTGAGCAGGGCGCGCTCGCCGCCATGGTCAACGACCTGCGCGCGCAGAACGGTCTCGGTGCTCTCGCCCGCGACGCCGGCCTCGACTCCGTCGCCCAGGGGTGGGCCGAGTGGATGGCCGCCAACCAGGTGCTCCAGCACAACCCGAACTACAAGAGCCAGATCGGCGCCGGCTGGGCGCGGTCGGGGGAGAACATCGTCCGCAACACCGGCGCTGCCGGCTGGGCGCCCGGGGAGATCACCTCGTGGATGTTCAACTGGTGGGCCAGTTCCGCGCCGCACCGCGCGAACATGCTCGGCGCCGAGTACACCCACGTCGGTGTCGGCTACGCGATGGGCGCGGGCGGACCGTACGCCGTCCTGGTCTTCGGCGGCTGACGCCACCCACGTTCCGCGCGACGGGCCCTGCACCGTGGTGGTGCAGGGCCCCGTGCGCGTTTGTGGTGGGCGTGTGCGGTCTCAGCCGACGGGGACGACGTCCCCCCGCTCGGCGGAGCGGTAGGCGGCGTCGACGACGGCGAGGGAGGCCCGCGCCTCACGCACCGTGTAGTCGGGCACCGCGCCCGCGACGAGGCAGTCGACGACGTGGCGCAGGTAGCGCTCGGCGGCGACCTGGCCGGCGTCGGCGGTGAGGGACGTCGCGCCGTCGGGGCCGAACTTCGCGACGGCCGGGCGGTCGTCGTCGACGACGGCGTGACCGTGGGACCCGAGCAGGCGCAGCGAGCTCGTCGTCGGCGTCGTGCCCGGGGCGTAGGGCACCCGGCCGAGCGTCACCGTCGCGGTGACGCCGCGCTCGAGGAGGAGGCTCACCACGGCGCTGTCCTCCACCCCGTGCTCGGCGTGCAGCTCGGAGAACAGCGCGCCCGTGAAGGCGTGCACCTCCACCGTCCGCAGCCCCGTGAGGTAGGTGACGGCGTCGGCGCAGTAGCAGAGGAAGTTGAGCATCTCCCCGCCCCCGGAGAGCGCAGGGTCGACGACGAGCTCGGGGCGCTCGACCGACGTGGCGAAGTGGGCCCCCGAGGCGAGGAGCTCCACGTCGAGGTGGCGGGGCAGACCGACGTGGCCCGCGTCCACCCAGGCGCGGGCGCGGCGCAGGGACGGGGCGTGCGTCCGGTTGACGACGGCGCAGACCCTGCCTGTGCGCTCGGCGGCCTCGACGAGCGCGTCCGCGTCCGCGAGCGTCGTTGCGCCCGGCTCGTCGATGAGCACGTCGATGCCGGCGAACAGCGCAGCGAGGGCGAGTCGGGCGTGGCGGGCCGGGCTGCTGCACACGACGACGAGGTCGACCTCGGCGGGGTCGAGGACCTCGGCGACGGTCTCGGTGTAGCGCACCCCGGCGCGCTCGGCGGCGGCTCGCGAGTCCGCTCGCATCCACTCCGGCGCGTTGGGCTCCTCCGCGACGGCGACGAGCTCGACCCGATCGTCCTGCCCGAGCAGGCGCAGGTAGTCGGTGGCGTGGCGGACTGCCGACAGGACGGCGACTCGCAGGGCCATCAGAGGACCTCCTCGACGGGGGCGTTCGCGCCGACGACGGGGTCGGCCTCGATCTCGGTGACGTGGACGCGCCGTCCGGTGACGAGCGAGCGCTGGGCGGCGAGCGCGCCGGCGAGGGCCCCGCGCACCTGGTCGGGGCGTACGAGCGGGCGGGCTGTGCCCGTGACGACGTCGGCCCAGTGCTCGAGCTGGTCGCGCAGCGCCCCCTCGAGTGACAGCGGGGCGGGCCGGGCGGCGTCGGAGGTCAGCCCCGGCTCGTCCTCGGTGGAGTGGCGCAGCGTCCCGCCCGTGCCGACGAGGACGACCCGGCGGAGCACGTCCCCGCGCCGGCGCAGGGCGTAGTACAGCTCGAGCGTCGCGAGCCCGCCGTCCGCGGTGCGCAGCTGCACCTGGAAGGAGTCGGGGGACTCCATGTCGGGGGAGAAGGTGCGCACGCCCCGTGCGAACACCTCCGCCGGCGCCGAGCCGAGCAGCCAGGTCGCGGCGTCGAGGATGTGGGTGCCGTTGTGCACCGGGTGGCCACCGGACAGCGCGGGGTCGAGCTGCCAGCTGCGCCACCCGCCGGGCCATGCGTGACCGGTGTACCAGCTGATGTGCAGCAGGCGAGGGGTGCCTACCTCCCCGCTCTGGGCGGCGCGGGCCAGGCGGGCGACGGCCGGCTGGAATCGCACGGTCTGACCGACGAGGAGACTCGTGTGGCGGGTGGCCGCGGTCATCGCGTCGAGCTGGGCGAGGGACAGGGCGGCCGGCTGGTCGACGTGGACGTGCTTGCCGGCGTGACCCGCGACGATCGTCCACGGGGCGTGGCCGGGCGTGGCGTTGACGATGTCGACCGCCTGGACGGCAGGGTCGGTGACCGCGCCGTGGATGTCGGTCGTCGCGCGGGCGCCGACGAGCCGCGCGAGCTCCTCGGCGCGCGCGAGGTCGCTGTCGGCGACCCAGCGGACCCGCAGGCGCGGGATCTGCTGCAGCGCCCGGAGGTGCTCGACGGCGGAGGTGCCCGTGCCGACGACGGCGACGGCAGCGGGCGTCACGGCGCGTCGCCTTCGGCGGTCCACCCGACGCTCCGCCGGGCGGCCCGGAGGGCGTGCAGGACCGGCGGTGCGTCGGGGAGGGCATGGTTCCGGGTCTCGGCCGTCGTCGGCCGGAGGGGTTCACGACCGGGCCGGCCGAGGAGCAGTGCAGTGATCACCGTGGTGTGACCTTTCGCGGGCTGTGAGGGTCGGGTCGACGGCACCTCTGACATCGGACATGGCTGTCTCACAGAGGAGCTCATGCTGAGAACATCCTTCCGCAGGTCGTGCCGCACCGCTGGTGTGGCCGCCGCGATCCGTGACGCAGGCGTGCCGGCCCACGGCCGACAGGCCTCTGTACGCTCGGCGCGGGGTACCGCGGCCGGGCCGGCCGCGGTACCCGCACGGGCGGCCTCCTGCCCCCGTGCGCCGAGCGCCGGCAGCCATGCGCAGCAGAGAGGACCGCACGTGAGTGACGTCGTCGTCGGGGTCGACCTCGGAGGCACGAAGACCGCCGCCGCCCTCGTGAGCGCGGACGGGGCCGTCGGGCCCGTCCGCTCCGCCCCGACCCCCGCCCAGGCGGGCCCGCAGGCCGTGCTCGACACCGTCGCCGCCCTCGTCCGGGAGGTCGTCGCCGCAGGTGGCACGCTGACCGCGCCGGACGGCACGAGCAGGCAGGTGCCCGCCGGGGCCCGCATCGGCGGGGTGGGTGTGGGCACCGCCGGCGTCGTCGACACGACGAGCGGCACGATCCTGTCCGCGACCGACGCCATCCTCGGGTGGACCGGCACCGCCGTGCGCGCCGGTCTGCAGGAGCGGCTGGCCGACCTCCTCGCCGACGCGCCGGTCACGGTGGAGAACGACGTCGACGCGCACGCCGGCGGCGAGGTGTGGCTCGGGGCGGCTGCCGGGCTCGACAGCGTCCTCATGGTCGCCGTCGGCACGGGCGTGGGCGCCGGCCTCGTCCTGGACGGGCGTCCGCTGCGCGGGGCCCGGCACGTCGCGGGGGAGATGGGCCACCTGCCCAGCCCCGACGCCGTGGGGATGCGCTGCGGCTGCGGACGCGACGGCCACCTCGAGGCGCTCGGCTCGGGTCACGCCCTCCACCGCCACTACCTGCGCCTCGGCGGATCGCCCGACGTGCCCGACACCCGCGCCGTCTACGCCCGCGCCGTCGCCGGTGAGGAGCTCGCCCTGCGCGCCGTGACCGACTCCGCCCGGGCCGTGGGCCGGGCCGTGGCCGGCGTCGTCACGGTGCTCGACCCGGCCGCCGTCGTCGTCGGCGGTGGCATGTCCCAGGCGGGCCCGCTGTGGTGGGAGCCGATGGTCGCCACCGTGCGTGCCGAGCTCATCGAGCCGCTCGCCGACGTCCCCGTCCTGCCCTCCGCGCTCGGGCCGGTCGCCGCCGTGCTCGGCGCGGCCCGCACCGCGCTGCGCGCGTGACCACCCTCCGGAAGGAAACCCCCGTGTCACCGGTCCTCGAGCGCCTCCGCGGGCGCCTCATCGTGTCCTGCCAGGCCTACCCCGGAGAGCCGCTGCGCGTCCCGGAGATCATGGAGCGTATGGCGCTCGCCGCCGTCGAGGGCGGGGCCGCGGGCATCCGCGCCCAGGGGCTGGAGGACATCGCGCGGATCGTCGCCGCCACCGACGTGCCCGTCACCGGCCTGTGGAAGGACGGGGAGGACCCGGTCTTCATCACCCCGACCCTCGAGCACGCGATCGCCGTCGCGGACGCGGGCGCGCACATCGTCGCGCTCGACGGCACCCGCCGCCCCCGGCCCGACGGACGGACCCTCGCCCAGACGATCGCCGGTCTTCGCGAGCACGCCGACGTCCTCGTCATGGCCGACTGCGGCAGCCTCGAGGACGCGCTCGCCGCGGAGGACGCCGGGGCCGACGTCCTCGGCACGACGCTCGCCGGGTACACGGGGGAGCGGGCCAGGACCCAGGGGCCCGACGTCGAGCTCATCGACCAGATGGTGGCCCGGTGCTCGCGCCCGGTCGTCGTCGAGGGGCGCGTGCACACCCCGGCCCAGGCGGCCGACGCCATGGGGCGCGGGGCCTTCGCCGTCGTCGTCGGCACCGCGATCACCCACCCGACGACGATCACCGGGTGGTTCCACCAGGCCGTGACCGAGCGCTAGACCCTCGCGTACCGCGCGCGGCCGAAGGAGTAGACGCCGTAGGCGGCGATCCCCAGGCCGACCGCCGTGAGCAGCGCCGTGCCCAGCGGCAGCTCGAGGAGGGTGCGCAGGGCGCCGTCCATGCCCTGCGCCTCGTCGGGGTCGTTCGTGACCGCGGCGAGGACGAAGAGCGCCCCGACGATGCCGAGGGCCACCCCCTTGGCGACGTATCCGACCCGGCCGGCCACGACGACCGCCCGGCCGGGGCTCCCCTGGAGGTCCTCGCGGAACTTCTCCTTCCACCCCTTGACCACGTGGTAGCCACCGACGACGAGGATGCCGACGCCGACGAGCCCCACCGCCACCTGCCCCAGCGGGTTCTCCATGACGCGGGCGGTGAGGCTGGTCGTCTGCTCCGACCCGCCCCCGCCCGAGCCCCCGGTGGCCACCTTGGCCGCCAGGCCGGTGAGGACGAGGTACGTCGCCGCCTTGCCGGCCGCCTTCACGCGGTCCTTCGTCCCGCCGGTCGTCACCGCGGTGGCCACCTGCCACAGCGTGAGGAGCCCGAAGCCGACGACGATCACCCACAGGAGGACGGCGCCGACCGAGGTCGAGGCGAGCTGCTCCAGCGCGCCGGACTGGTCGGCCGACTCCTGCCCGCCGGTGCCCCAGGCGAGGGTCACCGCGATCCAGCCGAGCACGAGGTGGAGGAGGCCACTTGCCGCGTAGCCCAGCCGAGCCCCCACGGTGAGCACGGGGTGGTCCTCCAGGCCGGCAGCGGCCCGGCGCGCATGACTTCCGGTGTCGACGTTCATGGTGCACAGGGTGGCAGCGGCGCGGCCCGTCCGCCCGGCGACTGCCGGAGGTCGCCCCCCGGCGCGCGCCGGGACTACCGTGTCCCTCGTCCCCCGGTCTAGGAGCACTGATGATCCGACTCGCTGTCCTCAACGCTGCGACGAGCCCTCACCGGCTCGGCAACGTCGTCACCGACTGGGTGGTCACCCGCTTCGGGTCGAACAAGGCCTTCGCCATCGACCGCATCGACCTGCGCGACGTCGGCCTGCCGCTCTTCGACGAGCCGGACCTCCCGCGGTACGGGCACCACCGCCACGAGCAC
Above is a genomic segment from Georgenia wutianyii containing:
- a CDS encoding ROK family protein translates to MSDVVVGVDLGGTKTAAALVSADGAVGPVRSAPTPAQAGPQAVLDTVAALVREVVAAGGTLTAPDGTSRQVPAGARIGGVGVGTAGVVDTTSGTILSATDAILGWTGTAVRAGLQERLADLLADAPVTVENDVDAHAGGEVWLGAAAGLDSVLMVAVGTGVGAGLVLDGRPLRGARHVAGEMGHLPSPDAVGMRCGCGRDGHLEALGSGHALHRHYLRLGGSPDVPDTRAVYARAVAGEELALRAVTDSARAVGRAVAGVVTVLDPAAVVVGGGMSQAGPLWWEPMVATVRAELIEPLADVPVLPSALGPVAAVLGAARTALRA
- a CDS encoding CAP domain-containing protein, which encodes MTSPRSHRASTSVHALARPFQLLLRSRARVCPALQRRYRAALAGGLALTLTAAVSAAAVVEDDTASARTALAPISLEASADATAPGITVPEETDLVLSELDVDVELGKSEVEDLREAQAASRAAERQALEEVAAAETQAEQQAAAEEAPVAEEAPAAREAPAPVAAAEAGEQGALAAMVNDLRAQNGLGALARDAGLDSVAQGWAEWMAANQVLQHNPNYKSQIGAGWARSGENIVRNTGAAGWAPGEITSWMFNWWASSAPHRANMLGAEYTHVGVGYAMGAGGPYAVLVFGG
- a CDS encoding Gfo/Idh/MocA family protein; the protein is MTPAAVAVVGTGTSAVEHLRALQQIPRLRVRWVADSDLARAEELARLVGARATTDIHGAVTDPAVQAVDIVNATPGHAPWTIVAGHAGKHVHVDQPAALSLAQLDAMTAATRHTSLLVGQTVRFQPAVARLARAAQSGEVGTPRLLHISWYTGHAWPGGWRSWQLDPALSGGHPVHNGTHILDAATWLLGSAPAEVFARGVRTFSPDMESPDSFQVQLRTADGGLATLELYYALRRRGDVLRRVVLVGTGGTLRHSTEDEPGLTSDAARPAPLSLEGALRDQLEHWADVVTGTARPLVRPDQVRGALAGALAAQRSLVTGRRVHVTEIEADPVVGANAPVEEVL
- a CDS encoding DUF1206 domain-containing protein; this translates as MNVDTGSHARRAAAGLEDHPVLTVGARLGYAASGLLHLVLGWIAVTLAWGTGGQESADQSGALEQLASTSVGAVLLWVIVVGFGLLTLWQVATAVTTGGTKDRVKAAGKAATYLVLTGLAAKVATGGSGGGGSEQTTSLTARVMENPLGQVAVGLVGVGILVVGGYHVVKGWKEKFREDLQGSPGRAVVVAGRVGYVAKGVALGIVGALFVLAAVTNDPDEAQGMDGALRTLLELPLGTALLTAVGLGIAAYGVYSFGRARYARV
- a CDS encoding Gfo/Idh/MocA family protein translates to MALRVAVLSAVRHATDYLRLLGQDDRVELVAVAEEPNAPEWMRADSRAAAERAGVRYTETVAEVLDPAEVDLVVVCSSPARHARLALAALFAGIDVLIDEPGATTLADADALVEAAERTGRVCAVVNRTHAPSLRRARAWVDAGHVGLPRHLDVELLASGAHFATSVERPELVVDPALSGGGEMLNFLCYCADAVTYLTGLRTVEVHAFTGALFSELHAEHGVEDSAVVSLLLERGVTATVTLGRVPYAPGTTPTTSSLRLLGSHGHAVVDDDRPAVAKFGPDGATSLTADAGQVAAERYLRHVVDCLVAGAVPDYTVREARASLAVVDAAYRSAERGDVVPVG
- a CDS encoding N-acetylmannosamine-6-phosphate 2-epimerase yields the protein MSPVLERLRGRLIVSCQAYPGEPLRVPEIMERMALAAVEGGAAGIRAQGLEDIARIVAATDVPVTGLWKDGEDPVFITPTLEHAIAVADAGAHIVALDGTRRPRPDGRTLAQTIAGLREHADVLVMADCGSLEDALAAEDAGADVLGTTLAGYTGERARTQGPDVELIDQMVARCSRPVVVEGRVHTPAQAADAMGRGAFAVVVGTAITHPTTITGWFHQAVTER